In one window of Tellurirhabdus rosea DNA:
- a CDS encoding SulP family inorganic anion transporter, which produces MTFLKPLKSLSDYQAGFLRADFPAGLSVFLVALPLCLGIALASGAPLFSGLVAGIIGGIIVGFLSGSEVSVSGPAAGLAVIVADNIRQLGSFEAFLLAVALAGVIQLVLGVLRAGRFSGYFPDSVIKGMLVAIGVVIVLKQIPHALGRDNDYEGEFAFQQLADGENTISEIYRAIETASIGAVMISLVSFIILIGWEKIGGRGFNFVRLLPGALLAVVAGVLLNEAFRVYAPAWYLGDSAHQHMVQIPQIKAGASVFSIFDFPDLSQFSNPRIYLTALTIAIVASLETLLNLEAADRLDPLRRVSSPDQELVAQGLGNLVSGLVGGLPVTSVVVRTSANIYGGTRTRVSAIIHGVLLALAVFLTAPLLNRIPLACLAAVLIMVGYKLAKPAVFRAIYRQGFNQFVPFMVTVLGIVFTDLLTGIGIGLVVGIFFVLYTNNQKAFIVVRDGQHVLIKFIKDIYFIHKPQIKEALRSLQPGDSVIVDGHRATFIDTDVQTMLKEFRETARSQKISYEISSVTPNKSTNQKYARSRKTALGQQSLGTGTAGA; this is translated from the coding sequence ATGACTTTTCTTAAACCTTTAAAATCCCTGTCTGATTATCAGGCAGGATTCCTGCGGGCCGATTTTCCGGCCGGGCTTTCGGTCTTTCTGGTAGCCCTGCCACTTTGCCTCGGCATTGCGCTGGCATCCGGAGCGCCTTTGTTTTCGGGGCTGGTGGCGGGTATCATTGGGGGAATAATTGTGGGATTTCTGTCCGGCTCGGAAGTGAGTGTCAGCGGCCCGGCGGCTGGTCTGGCCGTCATTGTGGCCGACAACATCCGGCAACTGGGTTCCTTTGAAGCGTTTCTGCTGGCGGTGGCCCTGGCCGGGGTCATTCAGCTTGTACTCGGTGTGCTGCGGGCCGGTCGGTTCAGCGGTTACTTCCCGGACAGTGTGATCAAAGGCATGCTGGTCGCCATCGGGGTCGTAATTGTGCTCAAACAGATTCCGCACGCACTCGGCCGGGACAACGATTACGAAGGCGAGTTTGCTTTTCAGCAGCTGGCCGATGGCGAAAACACCATCTCCGAAATTTACCGGGCCATCGAAACGGCCAGCATCGGAGCCGTTATGATTAGTCTGGTTTCCTTTATCATCCTGATCGGCTGGGAAAAAATAGGCGGCAGAGGTTTCAATTTTGTCCGGCTGCTGCCCGGCGCTTTGCTGGCCGTAGTGGCGGGCGTGCTCCTGAACGAGGCTTTCCGGGTGTATGCACCGGCCTGGTATCTGGGCGACTCGGCCCACCAGCACATGGTGCAGATTCCGCAGATCAAAGCCGGTGCGAGCGTCTTCTCCATCTTTGACTTCCCGGACCTGAGCCAGTTCTCCAACCCCAGAATTTACCTGACCGCGCTGACCATCGCCATCGTGGCGAGCCTCGAAACCCTGCTGAACCTGGAAGCGGCGGACCGGCTTGATCCCCTGCGCCGGGTTTCGTCGCCGGATCAGGAACTGGTGGCGCAGGGACTTGGCAACCTGGTGTCGGGTCTGGTGGGTGGCCTGCCCGTCACGTCGGTCGTTGTCCGCACGTCGGCCAACATCTACGGCGGGACGCGGACCCGGGTGTCGGCCATTATCCACGGCGTGCTGCTGGCGCTGGCGGTCTTCCTGACGGCGCCGCTGCTGAACCGGATTCCGCTGGCCTGTCTGGCGGCCGTGCTGATCATGGTCGGCTACAAACTGGCGAAACCGGCGGTGTTCAGGGCCATCTACCGGCAGGGCTTCAACCAGTTCGTGCCGTTCATGGTCACGGTGCTCGGCATTGTGTTTACGGACCTGCTGACCGGCATCGGCATCGGGCTGGTCGTCGGTATTTTCTTTGTTCTGTACACCAATAATCAGAAAGCGTTTATCGTCGTCCGGGACGGGCAGCACGTGCTGATCAAGTTTATCAAGGACATTTATTTTATCCACAAACCGCAGATCAAGGAAGCGCTCCGGTCGCTGCAGCCGGGAGACTCCGTCATTGTGGATGGACACCGGGCCACTTTCATCGACACGGATGTTCAGACCATGCTGAAGGAGTTTCGGGAAACGGCACGTTCCCAGAAAATCAGCTACGAGATTTCGAGTGTCACCCCTAACAAATCAACTAACCAAAAGTATGCAAGATCACGAAAAACTGCTCTTGGCCAACAAAGCCTGGGTACAGGAACAGCTGGAGCATGA
- the can gene encoding carbonate dehydratase, translated as MQDHEKLLLANKAWVQEQLEHDPYFFDKLSAGQSPKFLWIGCADSRVPAEQITGTRPGDLFVQRNVANLVVHTDMNMLSVLQYAVEVLKVEHIIVCGHYGCGGVKAAMSKHDFGLINKWLRNIKDVYRMNARELNGIEDENKRFDRLVELNVMEQVYNIAQTTIVQYSWAMDNRPSIHGWVFDLKTGLIKTVQHMPPNSKVDEIYQYDFTEANSSHQLPLFQAAGK; from the coding sequence ATGCAAGATCACGAAAAACTGCTCTTGGCCAACAAAGCCTGGGTACAGGAACAGCTGGAGCATGACCCATATTTTTTCGATAAACTGTCGGCAGGCCAGAGTCCCAAATTCCTCTGGATCGGCTGCGCCGACAGCCGCGTACCGGCCGAACAAATCACCGGAACCCGGCCGGGCGACCTCTTTGTGCAGCGGAACGTAGCCAACCTGGTGGTCCATACCGACATGAACATGCTTAGCGTGCTCCAGTACGCGGTGGAAGTGCTGAAGGTAGAACACATCATCGTCTGCGGGCACTACGGCTGCGGCGGCGTGAAGGCGGCCATGAGCAAGCACGATTTCGGGCTGATCAACAAGTGGCTGCGGAACATCAAGGACGTGTACCGCATGAACGCCCGCGAACTCAACGGCATCGAGGACGAAAACAAGCGCTTCGACCGGCTGGTGGAACTGAACGTCATGGAGCAGGTCTACAACATCGCCCAGACGACCATTGTGCAGTACTCGTGGGCGATGGATAACCGGCCGAGCATCCACGGCTGGGTCTTCGATCTGAAGACGGGCCTTATCAAGACGGTACAGCACATGCCGCCTAACTCGAAGGTGGATGAAATCTATCAGTACGACTTCACGGAAGCAAACAGCAGCCACCAACTGCCTTTGTTTCAGGCAGCCGGGAAATAA
- a CDS encoding terminase gpP N-terminus-related DNA-binding protein → MGKGISTYYVIKALQLYIEGVSFREIERLLGISHVSVMNWVKKYQIRVPEKNVYHPTYKILNHKELAEFFANRDNVTSAGMIVTELGDKFMLIKWERFKE, encoded by the coding sequence TTGGGGAAGGGCATTAGTACCTATTATGTCATCAAGGCCCTGCAGTTGTATATCGAAGGCGTCAGCTTCCGCGAAATTGAACGATTATTGGGCATCAGCCACGTTTCGGTCATGAACTGGGTGAAAAAGTACCAGATCCGGGTGCCCGAGAAGAATGTGTATCATCCGACGTACAAGATACTGAACCATAAGGAATTAGCCGAATTTTTCGCCAATCGCGACAACGTGACGAGCGCGGGCATGATCGTGACCGAACTGGGTGACAAATTCATGCTGATCAAGTGGGAGCGGTTCAAAGAATAA
- a CDS encoding porin, whose amino-acid sequence MKKFYAYLLAFAFFLGGGMSAAVKGQGSAEYGSGLKFNLNPEGTKYMRLIMWNQIWFRHTQMNPGTTVNGTPASTATDVGARRLRMLAYAQITPRYLILMHFGINNQTFVNGGAAGTSGTGGYGQGKKPGLFFHDVWNEYAVVPTKDPLTGKVNKATLAVGAGLHYWHGISRMTSASTLNFLAVDAPIFNWPLIENSDQFARLFGIYAKGKIGKLEYRLNYNKPFATNLTPPTNGTTVVQNVAVDNNGVSKMSYGGYFEYQFLDQEANVLPFKVGTYIGTKQVLNIGAGFYHQPDGTQSVRNGLTRKHDISLFAVDLFADLPFGNKDKNMAVTTYSTLYKYNFGPNYLRNLGIMNEGATDPKFMDRRSLSGPGNARPMIGTGTIWYTQAGLLLPKGDKSKVRVQPFAAYAVKDFEALGKTGNYYDMGCNFYIDGHHAKITPQYSTRPVYLDANTISGSKGEFILQAQIYL is encoded by the coding sequence ATGAAAAAGTTCTACGCTTACCTGCTGGCCTTTGCCTTCTTTCTGGGCGGAGGTATGAGCGCCGCCGTCAAAGGCCAGGGTTCTGCCGAATACGGCTCCGGTCTGAAGTTTAACCTGAACCCGGAGGGCACCAAGTACATGCGCCTGATTATGTGGAACCAGATCTGGTTCCGGCACACGCAGATGAATCCCGGCACGACCGTCAACGGCACACCGGCCTCCACGGCCACCGACGTGGGAGCCCGCCGCCTGCGGATGCTGGCCTACGCGCAGATTACGCCGCGCTACCTGATTCTGATGCACTTCGGCATTAATAACCAGACGTTCGTCAACGGCGGGGCGGCCGGTACGAGCGGCACGGGCGGCTACGGCCAGGGCAAGAAGCCGGGACTGTTTTTCCACGACGTCTGGAACGAATACGCCGTGGTTCCGACCAAAGACCCACTGACGGGCAAGGTCAACAAAGCGACGCTGGCGGTCGGGGCGGGGCTCCACTACTGGCACGGCATTTCGCGCATGACCTCCGCCTCCACGCTGAACTTCCTGGCCGTGGACGCGCCGATCTTCAACTGGCCGCTGATCGAAAACTCCGACCAGTTTGCCCGTCTGTTCGGGATTTATGCCAAAGGGAAAATCGGCAAGCTGGAGTACCGGCTGAACTACAACAAGCCGTTTGCCACCAACCTGACGCCGCCGACCAACGGGACCACGGTGGTCCAGAACGTGGCCGTGGACAACAACGGCGTAAGTAAAATGTCGTATGGTGGCTACTTTGAGTACCAGTTTCTGGACCAGGAAGCCAACGTACTGCCGTTCAAGGTGGGCACCTACATCGGGACGAAGCAGGTGCTGAACATCGGGGCCGGTTTCTATCACCAGCCCGACGGCACCCAGAGCGTCCGCAATGGCCTCACCCGGAAGCACGACATCAGCCTGTTTGCGGTGGACCTGTTTGCCGACCTGCCGTTTGGCAATAAAGACAAGAATATGGCGGTTACGACTTACAGCACGTTGTATAAATACAATTTCGGACCGAATTACCTGCGCAACCTCGGCATCATGAACGAGGGCGCTACCGACCCGAAATTTATGGACCGCCGTTCGCTGTCGGGTCCCGGCAACGCCCGCCCGATGATCGGCACCGGCACCATCTGGTACACCCAGGCGGGACTGCTGCTGCCTAAGGGCGACAAATCGAAGGTGCGGGTGCAGCCCTTTGCGGCCTACGCCGTAAAAGATTTCGAGGCGCTGGGAAAAACGGGCAACTATTACGACATGGGCTGTAATTTCTATATCGACGGCCACCACGCCAAGATCACGCCGCAGTACTCGACCCGGCCCGTGTATCTGGATGCCAACACCATCAGCGGCTCAAAAGGGGAGTTTATCCTGCAGGCGCAGATTTATTTGTAA
- a CDS encoding MFS transporter gives MITDSKPQTTHPVDSRKTLFSVISASSVGTLIEWYDFYIFGSLATVLSTKFFPEGNPTAAFLSTLATFAAGFVVRPFGALFFGRLGDLIGRKYTFMVTLLLMGGATFAIGLVPSYETIGFLAPALVLILRLLQGLALGGEYGGAATYVAEHSPDKERGFWTSWIQTTATVGLFVSLLVIMLTRMSVSKEAFDDWGWRVPFWASIIMVGVSYIIRRNMHESPLFAKVKAEGKASTNPLKESFGNKLNFKFVLLALFGATMGQGVVWYTGQFYAMSFIEKVCNVDKMQSDGLMTIALLMGTPFFVVFGWLSDKIGRKGIMLAGMLIAVLTYRPIYEKMYQTTNLKNKTEITEKTTSRTQTAPDPKEAGGTITTLTVTREYTDGTQLLEVTKTKASGAPEVKKTLTLNDSDKWMLIFLVFIQVLYVTMVYGPIAAFLVEMFPTKIRYTSMSLPYHIGNGVFGGLLPAVATYLATKAKDANAVAEKAGAALPNAAPYLEGLWYPIIVASVCFVIGLLYINGRDMEIDD, from the coding sequence ATGATTACAGATTCGAAACCCCAAACCACGCACCCGGTCGACAGCCGCAAAACGCTGTTCAGCGTGATCTCGGCCTCGTCGGTGGGGACGCTCATTGAGTGGTACGATTTTTACATCTTCGGTTCGCTGGCGACCGTGCTTTCCACCAAGTTTTTCCCGGAAGGCAACCCCACGGCGGCGTTTCTGTCGACGCTGGCAACCTTTGCGGCGGGCTTTGTGGTCCGTCCGTTCGGGGCGCTGTTCTTCGGGCGGCTGGGCGACCTGATCGGCCGGAAATATACCTTCATGGTGACGCTGCTGCTGATGGGCGGAGCCACGTTTGCCATCGGTCTGGTGCCGAGCTACGAAACCATCGGCTTTCTGGCCCCGGCGCTGGTGCTGATTCTGCGGTTGCTCCAGGGCCTTGCGCTGGGCGGCGAATACGGCGGGGCCGCTACCTACGTGGCCGAGCACTCCCCCGATAAGGAACGCGGTTTCTGGACGTCGTGGATTCAGACGACCGCCACCGTCGGCCTGTTTGTCTCACTGCTGGTGATTATGCTGACGCGCATGTCGGTCTCGAAAGAAGCCTTCGACGACTGGGGCTGGCGCGTGCCGTTCTGGGCGTCGATCATCATGGTCGGGGTGTCCTACATCATCCGCCGGAACATGCACGAATCGCCGCTGTTTGCCAAGGTAAAGGCCGAAGGCAAAGCTTCGACCAACCCGCTGAAGGAAAGCTTCGGCAACAAACTGAACTTCAAGTTCGTGCTGCTGGCGCTGTTTGGGGCCACGATGGGGCAGGGCGTGGTCTGGTACACCGGGCAGTTCTACGCCATGAGCTTTATCGAAAAGGTCTGTAACGTCGATAAAATGCAGTCGGATGGTCTGATGACGATTGCGCTGCTGATGGGTACGCCGTTCTTTGTGGTCTTCGGCTGGCTGTCGGACAAAATCGGCCGGAAGGGCATTATGCTGGCGGGTATGCTGATCGCCGTGCTGACCTACCGCCCGATCTACGAGAAGATGTACCAGACCACCAATCTGAAGAATAAAACGGAAATCACCGAAAAGACGACTTCCCGCACCCAGACGGCCCCCGACCCGAAAGAAGCGGGCGGCACCATCACGACGCTGACCGTAACCAGAGAATACACCGATGGGACGCAGCTCTTGGAAGTGACCAAGACCAAAGCCTCGGGCGCTCCCGAAGTGAAAAAGACCCTGACGCTGAACGATTCGGACAAATGGATGCTGATTTTCCTCGTCTTCATCCAGGTGCTGTACGTGACGATGGTGTACGGCCCGATTGCCGCCTTCCTGGTCGAAATGTTCCCGACCAAGATTCGCTACACGTCGATGTCGCTGCCGTACCATATCGGTAACGGGGTGTTCGGCGGTCTGCTGCCCGCAGTAGCCACGTACCTGGCGACGAAGGCCAAAGATGCCAATGCGGTCGCCGAGAAAGCCGGGGCGGCCCTGCCCAACGCCGCGCCGTATCTGGAAGGACTCTGGTACCCGATCATCGTTGCCTCCGTCTGCTTCGTCATCGGCCTGCTCTACATCAACGGGCGGGATATGGAGATTGATGATTAA
- a CDS encoding DUF6814 family protein, whose protein sequence is MNKIKRIFGILWLAIAAAAGYFGVVEFGLPKLASGKQEDLVFGIIILFILMPIIVGGLLTFGMYSLQGEYDLES, encoded by the coding sequence ATGAACAAGATCAAACGCATATTTGGAATTCTCTGGCTGGCGATTGCGGCGGCGGCTGGCTACTTTGGGGTCGTGGAATTCGGCCTGCCCAAACTGGCTTCCGGCAAACAGGAAGACCTCGTTTTCGGAATTATCATCCTGTTTATCCTGATGCCCATCATCGTAGGCGGCCTGCTGACGTTCGGAATGTATTCCTTACAAGGGGAATATGATCTAGAATCGTAA
- a CDS encoding sensor histidine kinase: MSNLTLLVSALLYLSLLFWIAYRAEQRSRQGRSLVNNPYIYALSLAVYCTAWTFYGSVGRATSEGIQFLAVYVGPTITAPLWWIVLRKTIRICKAQRITSIADFVSARYGKNRTLGVLVTVLSVMGIIPYISIQLKAVSGSVAVLSGEAGGQTGLRHDQSLLITLFLAVFTILFGARKLEATERHEGLVTAIAFESLVKLVAFLSVGAFVTFGLFNGPGEIFERASQLPELRERFTQGPGYSSGDWFWYCLLSAVAVLFLPRQFQVAVVENVNEAHLNKAMWLFPLYLFLINLFVLPLAFGGKLLLAAGVNADTYVLSLPLMAGQKGLVLLAYIGGFSAATSMIIVEATALSVMISNNVVMPLLVSLPGLQRWFGPGSSVFVINTRRLAIMVLLLLAYFYYREVADYFSLVSVGMISFAAVAQFAPAIIGGIYWKRGAQFGAITGLVAGMLIWFYTLIVPTLVPVGFLPASLMTEGPFGIWALRPQALFGLDSLSPISHAVFWSLFINTALYVWGSLHRAQSSLDHNQAVLFVDVFRYRSAVESSVVWKGKALVTDLRALLARFFGDDRSNRLIERYVRRNGLNVVQPYADPRLVTYTEKLLAGAIGTASARILVASVAKEEPISVEEVIRILKNSQELLAVNKELKRKSAELEQLTQQLSEANERLKRADQQKDDFLSTVTHEIRTPITSVRALSEILHDTPDMDLATRQHFLETIIKESERLTRLINQVLDLERIESGRHKLVREPVSLPEIIQDSVEAVAQLAAEKHIRLHYRPTDQPLTVEADRDRMQQVLINLLSNAIKFSPAETGEIAVRTELRNGHCLVSVADNGQGIDPAYQKLIFEKFYQAHDKAVRKPKGSGLGLAISKKIIELHHGNLTVESRPGQGSTFTFELPVAE; encoded by the coding sequence ATGAGTAACCTGACGCTGCTGGTAAGTGCCCTGCTGTACCTGAGTCTGCTGTTCTGGATCGCCTACCGCGCCGAACAGCGGAGTCGGCAGGGGCGCAGTCTGGTCAACAATCCGTACATCTATGCCCTGTCGCTGGCCGTGTACTGCACCGCCTGGACGTTTTACGGCAGCGTCGGGCGGGCCACGTCGGAAGGCATTCAGTTTCTGGCCGTTTACGTGGGACCGACCATCACGGCCCCGCTCTGGTGGATCGTGCTGCGCAAGACGATTCGCATCTGCAAAGCCCAGCGGATTACCAGCATCGCCGACTTTGTCTCCGCCCGATACGGCAAGAACCGGACGCTCGGCGTGCTGGTGACGGTGCTGTCGGTGATGGGCATCATTCCCTACATTTCCATTCAGTTGAAGGCCGTTTCGGGCAGCGTGGCGGTGCTTTCGGGCGAAGCCGGCGGGCAGACCGGGCTTCGGCACGACCAGTCGCTGCTGATTACGCTCTTTCTGGCGGTCTTTACGATTCTGTTCGGGGCCCGCAAACTGGAAGCCACCGAACGCCACGAAGGACTGGTGACGGCCATCGCCTTCGAATCGCTCGTCAAACTGGTGGCTTTCCTGAGCGTGGGGGCCTTTGTCACCTTCGGCCTTTTCAACGGGCCGGGCGAGATTTTTGAGCGCGCCAGCCAGCTTCCCGAACTCCGCGAACGCTTTACGCAGGGCCCCGGTTATTCCTCCGGCGACTGGTTCTGGTACTGCCTGCTGTCGGCGGTGGCGGTGCTTTTTCTGCCGCGTCAGTTTCAGGTGGCGGTGGTCGAAAACGTCAACGAGGCCCATCTGAACAAAGCCATGTGGCTCTTTCCGCTCTACCTGTTTCTCATCAATCTGTTTGTGCTGCCCCTCGCTTTTGGCGGAAAACTGCTGCTGGCGGCCGGGGTCAATGCGGATACCTACGTGCTGAGTCTGCCCCTGATGGCGGGCCAGAAAGGGCTGGTGCTGCTGGCCTACATCGGCGGATTTTCGGCGGCCACCAGCATGATCATCGTCGAGGCGACGGCCCTGAGCGTCATGATTTCCAACAACGTGGTGATGCCCCTGCTGGTCAGTCTGCCCGGACTGCAACGGTGGTTCGGACCCGGGTCGAGCGTTTTTGTCATCAACACGCGGCGGCTGGCGATCATGGTCCTGCTGCTGCTGGCTTATTTTTACTACCGCGAAGTGGCGGATTATTTTTCGCTGGTATCGGTCGGAATGATTTCGTTTGCGGCGGTGGCGCAGTTTGCTCCGGCCATCATCGGCGGCATTTACTGGAAACGCGGCGCCCAGTTCGGCGCCATCACCGGACTGGTAGCCGGGATGCTCATCTGGTTTTACACGCTCATTGTGCCGACGCTGGTGCCGGTGGGTTTTCTGCCCGCTTCCCTCATGACCGAAGGACCGTTCGGCATCTGGGCTTTGAGGCCACAGGCTCTCTTCGGCCTGGATTCCCTCAGTCCGATTTCCCACGCGGTTTTCTGGTCGCTGTTCATCAATACGGCGCTCTACGTCTGGGGGTCGCTCCACCGGGCGCAGAGTTCGCTGGATCATAACCAGGCGGTTCTTTTTGTGGATGTCTTCCGGTACCGCTCGGCCGTCGAATCGTCGGTGGTCTGGAAAGGCAAGGCGCTGGTGACGGACCTGCGGGCGCTGCTGGCCCGTTTTTTCGGCGACGACCGGTCCAACCGGCTCATCGAGCGCTACGTCCGCCGTAACGGCCTCAACGTCGTTCAGCCCTATGCGGACCCGCGGCTGGTGACCTATACCGAAAAGCTGCTGGCGGGTGCCATCGGCACGGCCTCAGCCCGCATCCTGGTGGCCTCGGTGGCTAAAGAAGAGCCGATTTCGGTGGAAGAGGTCATCCGGATTCTGAAAAATTCGCAGGAACTGCTGGCGGTCAACAAAGAGCTGAAGCGCAAGTCGGCGGAACTGGAACAACTCACCCAGCAGCTCAGCGAAGCGAACGAACGCCTGAAACGGGCCGACCAGCAGAAAGACGATTTCCTGTCGACGGTCACGCACGAAATCCGGACGCCCATCACCAGCGTCCGGGCGCTCTCCGAAATCCTGCACGATACGCCGGACATGGACCTCGCGACCCGGCAGCATTTTCTGGAAACCATCATCAAGGAATCCGAGCGGCTCACGCGGCTGATCAACCAGGTGCTTGACCTGGAGCGGATCGAGTCGGGGCGGCACAAACTGGTGCGCGAGCCCGTTTCCCTGCCGGAGATCATCCAGGATTCGGTCGAAGCCGTCGCCCAGCTGGCCGCCGAAAAACACATCCGGCTCCACTACCGCCCGACCGACCAGCCGCTGACGGTGGAGGCCGACCGCGACCGGATGCAGCAGGTCCTGATCAACCTGCTTTCCAACGCCATCAAGTTCAGTCCCGCCGAAACCGGCGAAATTGCCGTCCGGACGGAACTCCGGAACGGCCACTGCCTTGTCAGCGTGGCCGACAATGGGCAGGGCATCGACCCCGCTTACCAGAAACTGATTTTTGAAAAGTTCTACCAGGCTCACGACAAAGCCGTCCGGAAGCCAAAAGGCAGCGGCCTGGGACTGGCTATTTCGAAAAAAATCATAGAATTGCACCATGGAAACCTGACCGTGGAAAGTAGGCCGGGCCAGGGATCGACGTTTACGTTTGAACTTCCCGTGGCTGAATGA
- a CDS encoding response regulator transcription factor → MKVLIADDEPNILLSLEFLMKKEGYRVFIARDGKEAYDLIQQEMPDLLLLDIMMPGMDGYELCRFVKNTEGFRHMKVIFLSAKSKEADLKKGYEAGADLYLPKPFSTRELVAKVAEMSAQA, encoded by the coding sequence ATGAAAGTCCTCATTGCTGACGATGAACCGAATATCCTGCTGTCGCTGGAGTTTTTGATGAAAAAGGAAGGATACCGGGTTTTTATCGCCCGCGACGGGAAGGAAGCGTACGACCTGATTCAGCAGGAAATGCCCGATCTGCTGCTGCTCGACATCATGATGCCCGGCATGGACGGGTACGAACTGTGCCGTTTTGTCAAAAACACGGAAGGCTTCCGGCACATGAAGGTGATTTTCCTCAGTGCCAAAAGCAAAGAGGCCGACCTGAAAAAAGGCTACGAAGCGGGCGCGGACCTCTACCTCCCCAAACCTTTCTCCACCCGCGAACTGGTGGCCAAAGTGGCGGAAATGAGCGCACAGGCGTAG
- a CDS encoding dihydrofolate reductase family protein: MTHPKVSVFIGLSQDGFIARPNGEIDWLTDERYALPGEDFGYQTFYDSIDTLVTGRMTFEKVLTFDAWPYEGKRVIVLSSTGIEPPEALREKVTVLAMPPAELLKTVAEQGGRHIYIDGGVTIQRFLRDGLVDSLTLTRLPVLLGEGLPLFGPLGSDVHLRHTETRTFANGMVQSRYEVLRG, from the coding sequence ATGACACACCCTAAAGTCTCTGTCTTTATCGGCCTGAGCCAGGATGGCTTCATTGCCCGCCCGAACGGCGAAATCGACTGGCTGACGGACGAACGCTACGCTCTGCCCGGAGAGGATTTTGGCTATCAGACCTTTTATGATTCCATCGACACGCTGGTGACCGGGCGGATGACGTTCGAGAAAGTGCTGACGTTCGACGCCTGGCCCTACGAAGGCAAGCGGGTGATCGTTCTGAGCAGCACGGGCATCGAGCCCCCGGAAGCGTTGCGGGAAAAGGTAACGGTGCTGGCTATGCCCCCGGCCGAGCTATTGAAGACCGTCGCCGAACAGGGCGGTCGGCATATCTATATCGACGGCGGAGTGACCATCCAGCGGTTTCTGCGCGATGGTCTGGTCGATTCGCTGACGCTCACCCGGCTGCCGGTCCTGCTGGGCGAAGGGCTGCCGCTGTTTGGTCCGCTGGGGTCGGACGTGCATCTGCGGCATACCGAAACCAGAACCTTCGCCAACGGGATGGTGCAGAGCCGCTACGAAGTGCTGCGGGGCTAA